A single Phragmites australis chromosome 4, lpPhrAust1.1, whole genome shotgun sequence DNA region contains:
- the LOC133915088 gene encoding probable polygalacturonase, whose amino-acid sequence MRRSVSVTLFQVLLVFTTVAETQWSTVSGTYCKGMASNVYRPHSVTITEFGAVGDGVTVNTKAFQNAIFYLNSFADKGGAQLFVPAGRWLTGSFSLISHLTLSLDKDAVIIGSSDSSDWPVIDPLPSYGRGRELPGKRHRSLIFGSNLTDVIVTGANGTIDGQGAIWWGWFHNHTLNYTRPHLLELMYSTNVVISNLTFKNSPFWNIHPVYCSQVLVQHVTILAPLNSPNTDGIDPDSSTNVCIDHCYVRTGDDVIVIKSGWDEYGISFAHPSSNISISNITGETRGGAGIAFGSEMSGGISEVRAEGLRIINSLHGIRIKTAPGRGGYVKNVYIADVSMDNVSMAIRITGNYGEHPDEKYDRNALPMISNITIKDVVGVNIGVAGTLEGIQGDNFSNICLSNVSLTVQSAHPWNCSLIEGYSNFVIPESCEQLRSNCGQTPVCYDGGSSSATHAHAPTHKSSVSRLLNPLLKLASF is encoded by the exons ATGAGGAGATCTGTATCCGTGACT TTATTTCAAGTCCTTTTGGTTTTCACAACCGTGGCTGAGACCCAATGGTCCACTGTATCCGGCACATACTGCAAGGGCATGGCATCAAACGTATATCGACCTCACAGTGTCACAATAACTGAATTTGGTGCTGTGGGGGATGGTGTAACTGTCAACACAAAAGCATTTCAGAATGCAATCTTCTATCTCAATTCATTTGCGGACAAGGGTGGCGCACAGCTCTTCGTGCCTGCAGGAAGGTGGCTGACAGGGAGTTTTAGTCTTATCAGCCATCTTACTTTGTCACTGGACAAGGATGCAGTCATAATTGGATCTTCG GATTCATCTGATTGGCCAGTTATTGATCCTCTTCCATCCTATGGGCGAGGCAGAGAACTCCCTGGAAAAAGACATCGGAGTCTAATTTTTGGATCAAATCTAACAGATGTAATTGTAACTG GCGCTAATGGTACCATTGATGGTCAAGGAGCTATTTGGTGGGGTTGGTTCCACAACCACACACTGAATTATACTAGGCCACATCTTCTTGAGCTGATGTACTCTACCAATGTTGTCATATCTAATTTAACCTTCAAGAACTCGCCATTTTGGAATATCCACCCTGTATACTGCAG CCAAGTTCTTGTCCAACATGTCACAATCCTAGCACCTTTGAATTCACCAAACACCGACGGCATTGATCCAG ACTCGTCCACAAATGTCTGCATCGATCATTGTTATGTCAGAACTGGTGATGATGTTATTGTCATTAAAAGTGGGTGGGATGAGTATGGCATTTCATTTGCTCATCCTAGCTCGAATATCAGCATCAGCAACATCACAGGAGAGACAAGGGGTGGTGCAGGAATTGCGTTTGGAAGTGAGATGTCAGGTGGCATCTCAGAAGTCCGGGCTGAGGGCCTCCGCATCATCAACTCCTTGCACGGGATCAGAATCAAGACAGCCCCAGGGCGTGGAGGGTACGTGAAGAATGTGTACATAGCTGATGTGAGCATGGATAATGTTTCAATGGCCATCAGGATCACTGGAAACTATGGTGAACATCCTGATGAAAAATATGACAGGAATGCTCTCCCCATGATAAGCAATATTACAATCAAGGATGTTGTTGGTGTCAACATTGGTGTTGCTGGTACATTGGAGGGCATTCAGGGGGACAACTTCAGCAACATTTGCCTGTCTAATGTTTCCCTCACTGTACAATCTGCACATCCATGGAATTGTTCACTTATTGAagggtattcaaactttgtGATCCCAGAATCATGTGAACAGCTCAGAAGCAATTGTGGACAGACACCAGTTTGCTATGACGGTGGTAGTTCTTCCGCAACGCATGCACATGCACCAACACATAAGTCAAGTGTCAGCCGATTGCTAAATCCTTTACTGAAGTTGGCTTCATTTTAG
- the LOC133915089 gene encoding guanosine deaminase yields MEEAKVVESKDGAISVASAFAGHQEAVQDRDHKFLSKAVEEAYRGVDCGDGGPFGAVVVCNDEVIVSCHNMVLKNTDPTAHAEVTAIREACKKLGKIELSDCEIYASCEPCPMCFGAVHLSRIKRLVYGAKAEAAIAIGFDDFIADALRGTGYYQKANMEIKQADGNGALIAEQVFEKTKEKFQMY; encoded by the exons ATGGAGGAGGCCAAGG TTGTGGAGTCCAAGGATGGAGCAATCTCAGTTGCTTCTGCATTTGCTGGTCATCAGGAAG CTGTACAAGACAGGGACCACAAATTTTTATCAAAGGCGGTTGAAGAAGCATACCGAGGAGTTGATTGTGGCGATGGAGGCCCATTTGGTGCAGTTGTTGTCTGTAATGATGAAGTAATAGTTAGTTGCCATAACATGGTTTTGAAGAACACTGATCCAACTGCGCATGCTGAAGTAACTGCgataagagag GCTTGCAAAAAGCTTGGAAAAATTGAGCTGTCGGATTGTGAAATTTATGCGTCCTGTGAACCATGCCCAATGTGTTTTGGTGCTGTTCATCTATCCCGGATTAAG AGGCTGGTGTATGGAGCTAAGGCAGAAGCTGCCATTGCCATTGGATTTGATGATTTCATTGCTGATGCTCTCAGAGGAACTGGGTACTACCAGAAGGCCAACATGGAGATAAAGCAGGCAGATGGAAATGGAGCCCTGATTGCTGAACAAGTCTTTGAGAAGACTAAGGAGAAGTTCCAAATGTATTGA